One genomic segment of Sanyastnella coralliicola includes these proteins:
- a CDS encoding alpha/beta fold hydrolase, with protein MLFSPYPFRASDNHQLHVYKSDVPNAKMNLLIVHGMAEHGARYERFAKAAAEKGIQIIVPDLRGHGRTSELNGQRGVFGEGGWKRVGEDVGELATQITNETNLPLYVLGHSMGSMVALTTIERGLIQPKGAILSALPPHPGALVYAGKVLSKIVSVFKDKNKPNHFMDKLTFGEFNKGIANAETSFDWLSRDQQEVKKYIDDPDCGEVFSTGFFGQLADLTDFAHKNLSKVDKTLPILYIAGNADPVVEKEKGTEKVIDAFQKHSSAFTAQIFHEARHELLNETNRDQVTAFVLDWIEQH; from the coding sequence ATGCTATTCAGTCCTTACCCATTCCGCGCTAGCGATAACCACCAGCTACATGTCTATAAATCAGACGTACCCAACGCAAAGATGAATTTGCTCATCGTGCATGGTATGGCTGAACATGGTGCGCGCTATGAACGTTTCGCGAAAGCAGCAGCGGAAAAAGGCATTCAAATCATTGTTCCAGACTTGCGTGGTCATGGACGTACTAGTGAGCTAAACGGACAACGTGGTGTCTTCGGTGAAGGCGGTTGGAAACGCGTGGGTGAAGATGTCGGTGAATTGGCCACTCAAATCACAAACGAAACGAATCTTCCACTTTATGTTCTCGGACATAGCATGGGTTCGATGGTTGCGTTAACGACCATTGAACGCGGGTTGATTCAACCTAAAGGTGCCATATTGAGTGCTTTGCCCCCACATCCGGGAGCGTTGGTTTATGCCGGTAAGGTGCTATCGAAAATTGTGAGTGTTTTTAAAGACAAGAACAAGCCGAATCACTTCATGGATAAGCTGACATTTGGTGAGTTTAATAAAGGTATCGCTAACGCGGAAACGAGCTTCGATTGGCTTTCTAGAGATCAACAAGAAGTGAAGAAATACATCGATGATCCTGATTGTGGAGAGGTGTTTAGTACAGGCTTCTTCGGCCAGCTAGCTGATTTGACCGACTTTGCACACAAGAATCTGTCGAAGGTTGATAAGACCTTACCTATCCTATATATCGCGGGTAATGCTGACCCTGTCGTTGAAAAAGAGAAAGGCACGGAAAAGGTGATTGATGCGTTTCAGAAACATAGCTCTGCTTTCACTGCGCAGATCTTTCATGAAGCACGCCATGAACTCTTGAATGAAACGAATCGTGATCAGGTGACTGCTTTTGTACTTGATTGGATTGAACAACATTAA
- a CDS encoding endonuclease/exonuclease/phosphatase family protein, translating into MKKVIRIVLILGLIFGLYVAGVLIYGTVTDFQPEELIDISIEGNPSTSPDSTFTFVTWNIGFTALGEETDFFYDGGTTVIQTEEIVKKNREGMAEIIAELDADVYLFQEVDSVAKRSHRVNHVDFFAEAIPNHSHAFAVNYQVDFVPVPLYKPMGKVISGLANYSRFPSTNAERHAYPTQFSWPTSIFFLDRCFLSQRIPLDNGKELIAINTHCSAYDTSGTLVAEEIKLLMDFASAEFDKGNYVVIGGDWNQCPPNYTPKNPDPASYGEFILEEDQLPEGFSWVADPTIPTNRKLETVYTDSSYTSVIDHFVVSSNVQVERVQVVDHDFAFSDHQPVTLEFRLK; encoded by the coding sequence ATGAAGAAAGTCATTCGCATAGTACTTATCCTGGGGCTCATTTTCGGGCTGTATGTTGCAGGTGTTCTGATTTATGGAACGGTGACTGACTTTCAGCCAGAGGAACTCATCGATATCAGCATCGAAGGCAATCCGTCTACCTCTCCTGACAGTACCTTCACTTTTGTGACCTGGAATATTGGATTCACTGCCCTGGGTGAAGAGACTGATTTCTTCTACGATGGCGGCACCACGGTGATTCAAACAGAAGAAATTGTTAAGAAGAACCGTGAGGGCATGGCAGAGATCATCGCTGAACTCGATGCCGATGTATACCTCTTTCAAGAAGTTGATAGCGTAGCTAAACGAAGCCACCGCGTGAATCACGTCGATTTCTTTGCAGAAGCTATTCCCAACCATTCTCATGCATTCGCGGTGAACTATCAGGTAGATTTTGTGCCCGTGCCGCTGTACAAGCCAATGGGAAAAGTCATTTCTGGACTAGCGAATTACTCGCGTTTCCCATCAACCAATGCGGAACGCCATGCCTACCCTACGCAGTTCAGCTGGCCAACCAGTATCTTCTTCTTAGATCGTTGTTTTCTTTCGCAGCGCATTCCCTTAGACAATGGAAAAGAGCTCATTGCCATTAACACCCATTGTTCTGCCTATGATACTTCAGGCACCTTGGTTGCTGAAGAGATTAAGCTTTTAATGGATTTCGCTAGCGCGGAATTCGACAAGGGTAATTACGTAGTGATTGGTGGAGACTGGAATCAATGTCCACCCAACTATACTCCCAAGAACCCAGATCCCGCCTCATACGGCGAGTTTATCTTGGAAGAAGATCAGCTTCCGGAGGGATTTTCATGGGTTGCAGATCCCACGATTCCAACCAATCGTAAGCTAGAGACCGTATACACCGACAGTAGTTATACGTCAGTAATCGATCATTTTGTGGTTTCTTCTAATGTGCAGGTAGAAAGGGTTCAGGTTGTAGATCACGACTTTGCGTTCTCAGATCACCAGCCGGTTACTCTCGAATTTCGTTTGAAGTAG
- a CDS encoding DUF4856 domain-containing protein yields the protein MKRLILPVLLILLAVGCKEDKDELVINPPADNTALCEEGDYCFERNGNATVNYSGQIARLNQLEEMTTYMKTANTSGTAVDAAVLLDMFNNGDGNGSTHFSADAAVAGKQLENKCFLGTLADYQGWMQDLATASTSTTAGSNGTAGVVVSTTNPSKQYLLDENGVEHIQLIEKGLMGDVFYYQAMETYINGVEDGSFDNAGPVDEAAGKYYTEAEHKFDEAFGYFGIPTDFPTDYTSGRFHGKYCNSRDGALGTNSIFEDFIAARTAITAGTDVMPSTDEIRIKWHKVCAGTAIHYCIGAKEDIDDPALKCHQLSEAYAFIGNLLHNRTDLALTPTEVDEARALLGTNWYETTADDIDACIAYLIDRTEIELTDLPNL from the coding sequence ATGAAGCGACTTATTCTACCCGTGTTGTTGATCCTACTCGCCGTAGGTTGTAAAGAAGATAAGGATGAGTTGGTGATTAACCCACCAGCAGATAATACTGCCCTTTGCGAAGAGGGAGATTACTGTTTCGAACGTAACGGAAATGCCACTGTGAACTACAGTGGTCAAATAGCGCGTTTGAACCAGCTAGAGGAAATGACTACTTACATGAAAACAGCAAATACCAGCGGAACTGCCGTTGACGCTGCCGTATTGCTCGACATGTTTAATAATGGAGACGGAAACGGATCTACACACTTCTCTGCTGACGCTGCAGTAGCAGGTAAGCAACTGGAAAACAAGTGTTTCCTAGGTACACTTGCTGATTACCAAGGATGGATGCAAGACCTAGCAACCGCATCTACAAGCACCACTGCTGGTTCAAATGGAACGGCGGGAGTTGTTGTCAGCACAACGAACCCTTCTAAGCAGTACCTACTCGACGAGAACGGTGTGGAGCACATCCAATTGATTGAAAAAGGTTTGATGGGCGACGTATTCTACTACCAAGCGATGGAAACATACATCAACGGTGTAGAAGACGGATCTTTCGATAATGCTGGTCCGGTTGACGAAGCAGCTGGCAAGTACTACACAGAAGCTGAGCACAAGTTTGACGAGGCCTTCGGTTACTTCGGTATCCCAACTGACTTCCCTACAGATTACACTAGCGGACGATTCCACGGAAAGTACTGTAACAGTCGCGACGGAGCCCTTGGTACGAACTCCATCTTTGAAGACTTCATCGCAGCACGTACCGCCATCACTGCAGGAACTGACGTGATGCCAAGCACTGACGAAATCCGAATCAAATGGCACAAGGTATGCGCCGGAACAGCCATCCACTACTGCATTGGAGCGAAAGAAGACATCGATGATCCAGCACTCAAGTGTCACCAGCTTTCGGAAGCCTACGCGTTCATTGGGAACCTCCTTCACAACCGCACTGATCTAGCATTGACACCAACAGAAGTTGATGAAGCTCGCGCGCTACTTGGAACAAACTGGTACGAGACAACAGCTGATGATATCGACGCCTGCATCGCATACTTGATTGATCGAACGGAGATTGAACTTACAGACCTTCCGAATCTTTGA
- a CDS encoding imelysin family protein yields the protein MKHSYLLLLLAFALACCDNNDPEDDPMVDTRYSAQLPQLVNNYVTPELDATVDEVEALRVSAEVFDLNLDQASLDAFQAQLKEARLQWQRISFLWFGPGDEQNTVREVNTFPADVMAVSAHADEGSTGGEGLDEKGFCAIGWMIHHADDQSILDYYIDDSFGASRRAHLLHLVNEVESAIGNLNQAWDNGFDDTFSTATGSSVGSGMSLYHNGLTRDYENLKREKIALPLGLLTLDIPLPDKVEAYYAGYSVELALAHLASTRDALTANDTGGIMALIDEFGAFHSPSNQDLSDAILEQLDAAKAALELVPDPLSGTIESDPAMVQSAYDELQAAVVLLKIDLTSALDVSITYTDTDGD from the coding sequence ATGAAACACTCCTACCTCCTACTCCTCCTCGCGTTCGCTTTGGCTTGTTGTGACAACAACGACCCAGAAGATGATCCGATGGTGGATACGCGTTACTCTGCGCAGCTTCCGCAGTTGGTGAACAATTACGTCACACCGGAATTGGATGCAACAGTGGATGAAGTAGAAGCGTTGAGGGTTTCGGCTGAAGTCTTTGATCTTAACTTGGACCAAGCTTCTTTGGATGCTTTCCAGGCACAGTTGAAGGAAGCACGTCTTCAGTGGCAGCGTATTTCGTTCTTGTGGTTTGGACCAGGTGATGAGCAGAATACGGTGCGTGAAGTGAATACCTTCCCTGCGGATGTCATGGCAGTGAGCGCTCATGCCGATGAAGGTTCAACGGGTGGTGAAGGTCTTGACGAAAAGGGATTCTGTGCCATTGGATGGATGATTCATCATGCAGATGACCAGAGCATTCTCGATTACTACATCGATGACAGCTTTGGAGCTTCACGAAGAGCTCATCTATTGCACCTCGTAAACGAAGTAGAGTCAGCCATTGGGAATCTCAACCAGGCGTGGGACAATGGTTTCGACGACACTTTCAGCACAGCTACCGGTTCTTCTGTTGGTTCAGGAATGAGTCTCTACCACAACGGCCTGACTCGAGATTACGAGAATCTAAAGCGTGAGAAAATTGCGCTGCCATTGGGCTTGCTTACCCTAGACATTCCACTTCCAGATAAAGTAGAGGCCTATTATGCTGGTTACTCAGTTGAACTGGCTTTGGCGCATTTGGCTTCGACCCGAGATGCATTGACGGCCAATGATACCGGAGGAATCATGGCGCTAATCGATGAATTCGGTGCTTTCCATTCTCCATCGAATCAAGACTTGAGCGATGCGATTCTCGAACAATTAGATGCAGCCAAAGCAGCGCTTGAGCTAGTGCCAGATCCACTTTCTGGAACGATTGAAAGTGACCCCGCGATGGTGCAGTCTGCCTACGATGAATTGCAAGCAGCAGTAGTGCTCTTGAAGATCGATTTGACAAGTGCGTTGGACGTAAGTATTACTTACACAGATACGGACGGTGATTGA
- a CDS encoding HTTM domain-containing protein, whose protein sequence is MIDVINKYRRHLLEEISIWPLVTLRVAFGLLMTFAALRFWYYGWIDELYIQPDFHFSYFGMDWIQPLPGIGMYLVFAGLAISAFCIAIGFKFRLMSVSYFLLFTYVELLDKATYLNHYYFISIVAFLLCFSPAHKALSVDVWRKGSSVSKVPRFFIWSFMLQLGIVYFFAGVAKLHSEWLFAAMPMRTWLPARADMPIIGWLFMYEETAYVFSWAGALYDLSIAFLLCWRITRPFAYLSVVVFHILTWMLFPIGIFPWVMIFMTLIFFPAHYHAFIWSPIQRFFEASGRVVSRLTAERNPVPSIILGVFVLHFIVQLVTPLRSHWQSENIFWDELGFRFSWRVMLIEKAGAIEFYVVDPRTGRKAIVAPSEHLTKLQEREMATQPDMIIEYVHYLADIYREKGIESPEIYADSWVAVNGSGSQRFIDPKVNLMSVDPNDRLSWMLKQEYYVQFGEK, encoded by the coding sequence GTGATTGATGTAATCAACAAATATCGCCGCCATCTGCTAGAAGAGATATCGATCTGGCCACTGGTCACGCTGCGCGTGGCCTTTGGTCTTTTAATGACCTTCGCTGCGCTGCGCTTCTGGTATTACGGTTGGATTGATGAATTATACATCCAACCAGACTTCCATTTCAGCTACTTTGGAATGGATTGGATCCAGCCTTTACCAGGCATCGGCATGTACCTCGTTTTCGCAGGACTAGCCATCTCTGCCTTCTGTATTGCCATTGGATTCAAGTTCCGGTTGATGTCGGTGAGTTACTTCCTGCTTTTCACTTACGTGGAATTGCTTGATAAGGCCACCTACCTCAACCATTACTACTTCATCAGCATCGTTGCCTTCCTCCTCTGTTTCTCACCTGCGCACAAAGCGCTGAGTGTAGATGTTTGGAGAAAAGGCAGCTCTGTATCAAAAGTACCGCGCTTCTTCATCTGGTCGTTCATGCTGCAACTCGGTATCGTTTACTTCTTTGCTGGAGTTGCGAAGTTGCACTCAGAATGGCTTTTTGCTGCCATGCCAATGCGCACGTGGCTACCAGCACGCGCAGACATGCCTATCATCGGCTGGCTGTTTATGTATGAAGAAACGGCCTACGTATTCTCATGGGCTGGCGCCTTGTACGATCTATCCATCGCCTTCTTGCTGTGTTGGCGAATTACTAGGCCATTCGCCTACCTGTCGGTGGTGGTCTTCCATATTTTGACCTGGATGCTCTTCCCGATTGGGATTTTCCCATGGGTCATGATCTTCATGACATTGATCTTCTTCCCTGCACATTACCACGCGTTTATTTGGTCTCCAATTCAGCGTTTCTTTGAAGCATCTGGTCGTGTTGTTTCTCGCCTAACGGCGGAACGGAACCCTGTTCCTTCAATCATCCTTGGGGTGTTTGTACTTCACTTTATCGTGCAACTCGTCACACCACTAAGAAGTCACTGGCAATCCGAAAACATCTTCTGGGATGAGCTAGGCTTCCGATTCTCTTGGCGAGTGATGCTAATTGAAAAAGCGGGAGCCATTGAGTTCTACGTCGTCGACCCGAGAACGGGAAGAAAAGCCATCGTGGCTCCTTCCGAACACCTCACGAAGCTACAGGAGCGGGAAATGGCGACGCAACCTGATATGATTATTGAATACGTCCACTACCTCGCAGATATCTACCGAGAGAAAGGCATCGAATCGCCTGAGATCTACGCAGATTCATGGGTGGCGGTGAATGGCAGTGGTTCACAACGATTCATTGACCCGAAGGTCAACCTCATGAGCGTTGATCCCAACGATCGCTTGTCGTGGATGTTGAAACAAGAATACTACGTGCAGTTCGGTGAGAAGTAA
- a CDS encoding TonB-dependent receptor plug domain-containing protein, with amino-acid sequence MRSKKLLILTLCFLASFAAQASDDHSFKVIVTDSASDRPLPFANIIINETQGFITDNLGQAQVGVKEDNFLLSIRYLGYENIDSLIDLKRVSLPLRVKLQPITTELGTAIISDDQGINNGPSASVERFTVYAAKKADIIRPKEIPINSATNNARQLFAQVAGLNIWESGDGGAQLSIGGRGLDPSRTSNFNTRQNGYDISADPLGYPEAYYTPPPQAIERIELIRGAASLQFGPQFGGMLNFDLIDAPQRTIGVISEQSLASFNTFSSFNAFGHSSENMQVMGYWHHRQGDGWRERSAFESNNFHGKVVLGKSTDRRITFEYTHYKYLGEQPGGLTDKAFEEDPSQVLRERNWFNVEWNLAAVIWEQKLGQNLQLQVRPFWLRAHRLALGHLGRINRADPGGNRDLIEGNFHNWGVESRLRFDWSLGDLPSTLVTGVRYFNGQNTNIQGSGSDDDTPNFTQISDELINSSDYEFDNLNLAFFAEQVFRVSEKMTITPGIRTEYIQTASEGSYTQVLFDGAGNLLPTYPRIFNSNDQRDRTIFLFGVGVSRKFRTNQEFYANYSQNYRAINFNDIRIINPNQVVDTNMVDESGHTIDLGFRGSIGNAIYIDASAFILSYNNKIGNKLDTMTVSQTLGPQLVRVRTNLSEAYTKGIEFTTEIDPLWWWEGNQDLKLRIFGNVAITDAVYRSDEDPTLDGNFVEYAPRWNVKTGVRVNWKAFNTYWQWTYVSEQFTDASNAPEGFDINAVVGAIPSYQIHDIGIGYSYRDFTLSAGVDNLLDTSYFTRRASGYPGPGILPADPRNFYLSLRLDLW; translated from the coding sequence GTGAGAAGTAAGAAGCTACTCATATTGACCCTTTGCTTCCTCGCCTCATTCGCTGCTCAGGCGAGTGATGATCATTCGTTCAAAGTGATCGTCACCGACAGCGCTAGCGACCGTCCCCTACCCTTTGCCAACATTATCATTAATGAAACGCAGGGATTCATCACTGACAATCTCGGTCAGGCCCAAGTCGGCGTCAAGGAAGATAACTTCCTACTTAGCATTCGATACCTCGGCTACGAGAACATCGATAGCCTCATTGATTTGAAAAGAGTCTCACTTCCTCTGCGCGTTAAGCTTCAGCCCATTACCACCGAGCTAGGAACGGCCATCATTTCAGACGACCAAGGGATCAACAACGGTCCTTCAGCAAGCGTAGAACGATTCACGGTCTATGCTGCAAAGAAGGCAGACATTATTCGTCCGAAAGAGATTCCGATCAACAGCGCTACCAATAACGCACGCCAGCTCTTTGCACAAGTAGCAGGACTTAATATCTGGGAAAGTGGAGATGGTGGCGCACAGCTTTCGATTGGTGGTCGAGGTCTTGACCCTAGTCGTACTTCAAACTTCAATACCCGCCAGAACGGATACGACATCTCTGCGGATCCTTTGGGTTACCCTGAAGCATACTACACCCCTCCACCACAAGCGATTGAGCGTATTGAATTGATTCGAGGCGCAGCGAGTTTACAGTTCGGTCCACAGTTCGGCGGGATGCTCAACTTTGATTTGATTGATGCCCCACAGCGCACCATTGGTGTGATCAGCGAACAGAGTTTGGCTTCGTTCAATACCTTCTCCTCATTCAACGCGTTTGGACATTCTTCTGAAAACATGCAGGTGATGGGCTACTGGCACCACCGCCAAGGCGACGGATGGAGAGAGCGTAGCGCTTTTGAATCCAACAACTTCCATGGCAAAGTTGTCTTGGGGAAATCAACTGACCGTCGCATCACTTTTGAATACACGCATTACAAGTACCTCGGCGAACAGCCTGGCGGACTCACAGACAAAGCCTTCGAGGAAGACCCAAGCCAAGTGCTGCGTGAGCGCAATTGGTTCAACGTTGAATGGAATCTCGCTGCTGTGATCTGGGAGCAAAAACTCGGACAAAACCTTCAACTTCAGGTTCGTCCGTTCTGGCTACGCGCCCATCGCCTAGCCCTGGGCCACCTCGGCAGAATCAACCGCGCTGACCCAGGTGGGAATCGCGATCTCATCGAAGGAAACTTCCACAACTGGGGTGTAGAATCACGTCTTCGCTTTGACTGGTCTTTGGGAGATCTACCTTCTACCCTTGTTACTGGTGTACGCTATTTCAACGGGCAAAACACCAACATTCAAGGTTCCGGAAGTGATGACGACACACCGAACTTCACTCAAATCTCAGACGAGTTGATCAACAGCTCAGACTATGAATTTGACAACCTGAACCTTGCTTTCTTCGCTGAGCAAGTATTCCGCGTTAGCGAAAAAATGACCATTACTCCAGGGATACGCACTGAGTACATTCAAACAGCTTCAGAAGGAAGCTATACACAAGTGTTATTTGACGGCGCAGGAAATCTACTGCCTACCTACCCTCGTATATTCAACAGTAATGATCAACGCGACCGTACAATCTTCTTGTTTGGTGTAGGAGTTTCGCGAAAGTTCAGAACGAATCAAGAGTTCTACGCAAACTACTCACAGAACTACCGCGCGATTAACTTCAATGACATTCGCATCATTAACCCAAACCAGGTGGTAGACACCAACATGGTTGACGAAAGTGGACACACAATTGACCTTGGTTTTAGAGGCAGCATTGGGAATGCGATATACATTGACGCGTCTGCGTTTATTCTCTCGTACAACAACAAGATTGGTAACAAGCTGGATACCATGACCGTGAGTCAAACGCTGGGCCCGCAATTGGTTCGAGTACGCACCAACCTTTCAGAAGCCTACACCAAAGGAATTGAATTCACCACTGAAATTGATCCCCTCTGGTGGTGGGAAGGAAACCAAGACCTGAAGCTTCGCATCTTCGGAAACGTAGCCATCACAGACGCCGTTTATCGCTCAGACGAAGATCCCACCCTAGACGGCAACTTCGTAGAGTATGCCCCACGTTGGAACGTTAAAACCGGCGTAAGAGTCAACTGGAAAGCCTTCAACACCTACTGGCAATGGACCTACGTCTCTGAACAGTTCACCGATGCCTCCAACGCCCCAGAAGGATTCGACATCAACGCCGTCGTAGGTGCCATCCCATCCTACCAAATCCACGACATCGGCATCGGCTACAGCTACCGCGACTTCACCCTCTCCGCTGGGGTAGACAATCTCCTAGACACGAGCTACTTCACTCGCAGAGCAAGTGGATACCCCGGGCCTGGGATCTTGCCGGCTGATCCGAGGAACTTTTACTTGTCGTTGAGGCTTGATTTGTGGTAA
- a CDS encoding NADAR family protein, with translation MILPGAKYRNAKALKVSGLIHFTWAFSERFDFVLPKGESFKVSYFNDPDDEEIQVWLDAPSKYEEMVVGEYLKAEKYDSYSLLLRKDQLESHCEALIRDMQVIYFDLTPESDHWLSSYSRNGFTFNDLYYPTVEHFFQSQKFTDPVHAERIRLASSSKVATELGNDMKHKTKNNWDEMKDDIMFLGVKLKFNQNPEMLNALIQTGETLIIANSPLDHYWGIGLDNTGRNHLGTLLMRVRLMALHNKE, from the coding sequence ATGATCCTTCCAGGAGCTAAATACAGAAATGCTAAGGCCTTGAAAGTGTCTGGTTTGATTCATTTTACCTGGGCATTTTCAGAGCGTTTTGATTTCGTACTACCCAAGGGTGAATCGTTTAAGGTAAGCTACTTCAATGATCCAGATGACGAGGAAATACAGGTTTGGCTTGACGCTCCTTCTAAGTATGAAGAGATGGTGGTTGGCGAATACTTGAAAGCTGAGAAATATGATTCTTACAGCCTCTTACTGCGAAAAGACCAACTCGAATCGCACTGTGAAGCATTGATCCGTGATATGCAAGTCATCTATTTTGACTTAACACCGGAAAGTGATCATTGGCTTTCGAGCTACTCTCGCAATGGATTCACATTCAATGATCTATACTACCCAACAGTTGAACACTTCTTTCAGTCCCAGAAATTCACAGATCCCGTTCATGCAGAGAGAATCAGATTAGCATCGTCATCAAAAGTCGCCACTGAATTAGGGAATGATATGAAGCATAAAACGAAGAATAATTGGGATGAAATGAAAGATGACATCATGTTTCTCGGTGTCAAGTTGAAGTTTAACCAAAACCCTGAGATGTTAAATGCCTTAATTCAAACGGGAGAAACCTTAATCATTGCAAATTCACCCCTTGATCATTATTGGGGAATCGGTCTAGATAACACTGGGAGAAATCATCTAGGCACTCTTTTGATGAGAGTTAGGCTAATGGCTTTGCATAACAAAGAATGA
- a CDS encoding serine hydrolase domain-containing protein, whose amino-acid sequence MSQPNSTTEKKKQGKRIFQITLLLGTAVSLYFVPWLLVKAWVLPLPDTIQEQADQAIGHGFDGVIVYVDQANHAPQYIASGWHNRQSKIPADPHALFKIASISKLYDAVAVTKLVSEGRLSLDKTIADYLPEYSKRIENADKVTLRLMLQHRSGIPNFTDTPDFWAVPTQTFEESIALILDKPANFEPDADYQYCNTNYLLLNKIMDDVLGYENFQFLKEEVLIPLDLNNTFSSLNEVNLDDVMSGYHVGYPDDLKEDDHGMLATAEDVGTFLRALNDGSLFEQGEQEIYASVYEFEHAGWVPGYQSFATYDKDLDAVVVTFYSTTDPDLYNWNLSEIINDRIVRIIESQP is encoded by the coding sequence ATGAGCCAACCCAATTCTACGACTGAGAAAAAGAAACAAGGCAAAAGAATCTTTCAGATCACACTGTTGCTGGGAACAGCGGTCTCCTTGTACTTTGTCCCTTGGCTCTTGGTGAAGGCGTGGGTGCTGCCACTTCCAGATACTATTCAAGAACAAGCTGATCAAGCGATCGGACATGGGTTTGACGGTGTCATCGTTTATGTAGATCAAGCAAATCATGCACCGCAGTATATCGCTTCGGGATGGCACAATCGACAATCGAAAATACCTGCTGACCCACATGCCCTGTTCAAAATCGCGAGTATCAGCAAGTTGTACGATGCCGTTGCGGTAACGAAGTTGGTTAGTGAAGGACGGTTATCCTTAGACAAGACGATCGCTGACTATTTGCCAGAGTATTCTAAGCGGATTGAGAATGCGGATAAGGTCACCTTGCGACTGATGTTGCAGCACAGAAGTGGCATTCCGAACTTCACGGATACCCCTGACTTTTGGGCCGTTCCTACCCAAACCTTTGAGGAGAGCATTGCATTGATTCTAGATAAGCCTGCCAACTTTGAACCCGATGCAGACTATCAGTATTGCAACACCAACTACCTGCTGCTCAATAAGATTATGGATGATGTCCTTGGTTATGAGAACTTTCAGTTCCTCAAAGAGGAGGTGCTTATTCCACTTGATCTCAACAATACCTTCTCATCACTCAACGAAGTAAATCTCGATGATGTTATGAGCGGTTATCACGTGGGCTACCCCGATGACCTAAAGGAAGATGACCACGGTATGTTGGCCACAGCCGAAGACGTCGGCACCTTCCTGAGAGCGTTAAACGATGGATCACTATTTGAGCAAGGAGAACAAGAAATATACGCCTCGGTTTACGAATTCGAACACGCCGGATGGGTTCCTGGATACCAGAGTTTCGCAACTTATGACAAAGACCTCGATGCAGTCGTTGTTACGTTCTATAGCACTACAGACCCTGATCTCTATAATTGGAATTTGTCTGAGATTATTAATGATCGAATAGTTCGGATCATTGAATCACAACCCTGA
- a CDS encoding ADP-ribosylglycohydrolase family protein, whose translation MTCPAKEILFGVAISDALGVPYEFLSREQMNQDPARDVTGYGTHNQPPGTWSDDTSLTLCLAESLLDDYSLITVAEKFIQWKNEAYWSARGSVFDIGLTTSKAISRLEEIIDNRAFGKLESLKDSAEEQDNGNGALMRILPLIMEIQGQNITEQFAIVWNNAALTHRHIRSAMCCMIYLKFAEYLILGIDRAESYSRTQRDIIGLWEEINFPECEKQHFKRIIQNDISSFPRNTIKSGGYVIESLEASLWCLLNSISFEKSVLEAINLGDDTDTTGAITGGIAALHFGYDALPDYWVASLARMEDIENLSDKLNEKYASHESITNN comes from the coding sequence ATGACCTGTCCAGCAAAAGAAATACTGTTTGGTGTTGCCATTAGTGATGCACTTGGCGTGCCTTATGAGTTTCTGTCTCGGGAACAAATGAATCAAGACCCGGCGCGGGACGTGACCGGCTACGGAACGCATAATCAGCCGCCAGGAACTTGGTCAGACGATACTTCTTTAACCCTGTGCTTAGCTGAATCTCTTTTGGACGACTATTCTTTGATTACTGTCGCTGAGAAGTTTATTCAGTGGAAGAACGAAGCTTATTGGTCAGCCAGAGGAAGTGTCTTCGATATCGGGTTGACTACTTCAAAAGCCATTTCTCGATTAGAAGAAATCATCGATAACAGAGCTTTTGGTAAGCTCGAGTCATTGAAAGACAGTGCTGAAGAACAAGACAATGGGAATGGAGCATTGATGCGGATCTTGCCTCTAATAATGGAGATTCAAGGGCAAAACATCACGGAGCAATTCGCTATAGTTTGGAATAATGCCGCGTTGACTCATCGGCACATACGTTCAGCCATGTGCTGCATGATCTATCTGAAGTTTGCAGAGTATCTGATTCTAGGCATTGACAGGGCTGAATCATATTCTAGAACCCAAAGAGACATTATTGGCCTGTGGGAAGAGATCAATTTTCCAGAATGTGAAAAACAGCATTTCAAAAGAATCATTCAAAACGACATCTCTTCATTTCCCCGAAACACGATTAAATCAGGTGGATATGTTATCGAAAGTCTCGAAGCGAGCTTGTGGTGCTTATTGAATTCAATCTCTTTTGAGAAGTCAGTTTTAGAAGCCATCAATTTGGGTGATGACACTGACACCACCGGAGCTATCACAGGTGGAATCGCTGCATTGCACTTTGGATATGATGCTCTCCCCGACTATTGGGTAGCGTCTTTAGCCCGTATGGAAGACATCGAAAATCTCAGCGACAAACTGAATGAGAAATATGCTTCGCATGAATCTATAACCAACAACTAA